Within the Cyanobacteriota bacterium genome, the region AGTCCAAAGGCTCCTGTCAGTAGAGGGGTCCACAGCCAATCTCCCCAAAGGGGGCGCAGGGCATTTTGTTGCAACAGGTTTTGAATCATGGTGGCGTGTAGAATGACGCTACCCGTAGGAGGATAGGAATCAAACGGTGTGACCATGGAATCTAGACCAGTTGCAGTCACGCCAACCAACACAATTTTGGAGTGAAAGGCTTGGGCAGGGACTTTTCCTTGAATGACATCGGCAAAGGAATAGGAGTGAGCACGGGATATGGGGCCAACCCAATTGACCCACAGGGGCTGATCTAGGGGTGGCAAGGTAACGGGAGCCTTAACCAAGCTATAGACTTGCACGGCAGCGATCGATAGAGCAGGTTGACCGCGCAATTGAAGATCCACACACCGAACCAAACTATCAGCATCTGCTTGCTTCATCACATGACCTGTGGCAATTGCTGCCTCAGCTAAGGTGGGGACGGGCACCAGTGGAGCTCCTGTTTTGTCCCAGGCTTGGGCTAAAACTACCTTGCCCTGTTGTGCCATGGCTGCTGCCAAAGAGCTATCGTCTGGGCTAGGCTCTGACCAAATCAGGTCAATTGCTACAACGCTGGCTTCTGCACTAGACAATCTGTCCAGTAGCTGCACGTATCGCTGTCGAGACCACGGGAAACGTCCAAGCTGACGTATACTCTCATCATCGATCGTCACCAACACTAGGCGATCATCCCAAGCCGTGGCTCCCCGTAGTTGGAATAGCAACCGATAGACAAAATGCTCCAAGGGGCTAAAGCTGTCCATAGCTAGCATGATGGCAATCACAAATGCCATTACCCCCCCTGGAAACCATCGCCAACCACCGTGACTGTAATGCTTTGTCATAGACGCAAGGATAGACTGTGAACCTGTTGCCGACCCAGAGGCGTAATCACAGTAACTTGAAGCGTCGGTGATGACACGGCTGGCAGCGAGACACTGAACTGGCCAGTAGCGGTCGTAGTCTGAGGAACACCATTTACTAGCACAGTATTCACAGGATCAACATAACCGATAAACCGCACTCGGCGAATTCCATTCTGGACTTGCCGTTCCAGGTCGTACCGTAAAGCAGTGCTATCTTGCAAGGGTACCGGAGGCTGTGGTTGTTGACCAGGAATCGTCAGAGTTTGTAGCCCCCCAGAGACCATAACCGTTTTTCCTTGGGCAGTCATCGTAACCGCACCTTCTAAGGTAGCTAGTCCGGTTTTGCCGTCTGGCTGAACCGCGATGCCATATTCAGTGCCTCTCACGGCACTAACCCCCGCAGGTGTTTGCAATTCCAGGCGTGAACCTTCATGGGTAAAACGCCGTACTTGTAGCCGTGCTTGCCCGTAATCGATGGCTAGACGAGTAATGCGGCCATTGTCAGGGGCTACCCCCAGCGAGCGTACTGTAACCTTGGTGCTTTCAGCTAGTTGAATAAACCCAATACCCGTGTCTACCTCTAGCATGGCTGTAGATGATTTGCCAGTTGTAACACTATCTCCAACAGCTTGTAGACGATCGCCTTGGCGCACAGGGCGCGATCTCCCCTGCTGCCGATAGATAACAGTGCCTTGAGGTTGCCGCACTTTTAGCCAGCGATTAACACGCACGTTAATGGGCAGTCGAGCGATCGCGACTGTACCCAACAGTGTCATCAATGCGAGGCTAAGTGAACATAGTGCAACAGTTTGCGAGGGCAAGCACCGTATTAGCCAACTGTAATTCATGGAGATCTTGATTCTAAGACTAGAGAGTAGCTGCGATGATTCAGGTGAATGACAAATCACTCAATCAAATTATTGACAAACCAAGAGTAATGCTAACAATGATGTCGGTAATAGTGTGTGGATACTTAACGTAAGTATGTGAATATTTAGACCACTGCTTTATGCTATGGTGACTTGACAGGCCAGAATATAGTTTATCCGTACTTAAGATATTGCGTAAGAAGTAGCAATTAAGTTGTCGGCAATCTCAGCATCAACAGGTCGAGAGAAAAAATAGCCCTGCACTCGTGTACAACCCAGTTGCTTGAGGCTGATTAAGTCACTGACTAGTTCTACCCCCTCAGCAATCACATCTAAATCCAGCGTAGAAGCCAGGTGGACGATCGCCTCACTTAACGCCCATAACTGCTTTTGTACAAACACGCGATCGATCTTGAGGCCATCAATAGGCAGGTTTTGCAACTGCGCCAATGAGGCATATCGCGTGCCAAAATCGTCAATGTAGAGTTGAATGCCAATTGCCTTGAGCTTAGCCAGCACAGCAACAGCACGGTGATAGTCTTCAATTAAAACACTCTCAGTAATCTCTAACTTGAGGGTATTTGGCTGAATGCCTGTCTCTGTGATAATGCGTTGCAACTCACACACTAATGTTGGATTCTGGAGTTGTACTGCTGACAGGTTAAGACTCATCGTCAACGGATCCTCTATCGGAAAAGCTTGCTGCCAACGAGCTAGTTGCTCACATCCTTGTTGCAATACCCACAACCCTAGTTCATGGATAAAGCCTGTCTGTTCAGCGATCGTAATGAAAACACTGGGAGGGATAATCCCCTGGTTTCGATGATGCCAGCGTAGCAACCCCTCAAATCCAATAACATGCCCTGTACTGATAGAGATAATAGGCTGATAAACTAACTGCATTTCTTGCCGTGCGAGGGCTTGGTGCAGGTCATTCTCTAGCTGCAATTTCTTGATAGTCTCTTCAGAAAAAACGATCAATGACGAATTCGGTTGCTTTTCGATCGCATTGGCTAAGCGCACTAAGCGTTCACTGTTGCTGAGGGCAATCCCCAACAATCGTTGTCCCTCTTGCGTTAATGCTCCATACTTGGGATTTGCGAGTAGGTGTAACACTGCTTGAATAGATGTCAACGGTGTTCGCAATTCGTGGGAAATGAATAGGGCCGCATTACTCACTACTGTTGTATGGTTCACTGAACTATCGGTGGATAACTGAGCAACCATATCGCCTGTTGGAGAGATTGTGGATGTAACATCCTGGTTGCTGACAAATGGTGTTGCCATATTTATGTGATGAACCCCTGTAGTAATTAGTTGATAGATTGCATCGAGAAGTACCGCCACGATGCTTCAGCTAGGGTTTACGATCAGTTCCCTAGATGCTGATGACATAATTAACGGAGTCTTGAAGCTCCTATTTCCTCATAGGAAAAAAATTCGGGGTGAACCTATGGGCAATCTGCAAATAGAGAATTGGGTGTAAACGAATAACACTCGCAGTAGGCATAGAAGCCACAGACTACCCAGTGTCTAGTTGCACCGTAGGACGATCGAAGGACTGGCTCTAACGTAAACGTAACCATCTAGCTAAGCAGTTAGAGGGTATGCCTACCACTACAGAAGAGGTAACCTCCGTAATTCCTGCTTAACCTGCTACCTAGTTGACCACCACCTATTTGGGAACACACGCTTGGTAGCGATAAAAGATGGCGTTCTTACGAGGGGGCCATACCCTTTCAATCCCCAATGGCATCATTACTTCTCTATCACTACCCACATGCTCAACTGAGGAGAACATGATCGACCTATCTCTCAAGAGACACAATCCTTAGTGATCGTTGGCTTAGAAGAGAAGTTGAAAGATGCGTTCCTCTAGCCGAGCTAACTCTTGTTCATGGCTAGAGTAGAGTCCTGTTTGGGACTTTAGAGTT harbors:
- a CDS encoding CHASE2 domain-containing protein, which encodes MTKHYSHGGWRWFPGGVMAFVIAIMLAMDSFSPLEHFVYRLLFQLRGATAWDDRLVLVTIDDESIRQLGRFPWSRQRYVQLLDRLSSAEASVVAIDLIWSEPSPDDSSLAAAMAQQGKVVLAQAWDKTGAPLVPVPTLAEAAIATGHVMKQADADSLVRCVDLQLRGQPALSIAAVQVYSLVKAPVTLPPLDQPLWVNWVGPISRAHSYSFADVIQGKVPAQAFHSKIVLVGVTATGLDSMVTPFDSYPPTGSVILHATMIQNLLQQNALRPLWGDWLWTPLLTGAFGL
- a CDS encoding FecR family protein — protein: MTLLGTVAIARLPINVRVNRWLKVRQPQGTVIYRQQGRSRPVRQGDRLQAVGDSVTTGKSSTAMLEVDTGIGFIQLAESTKVTVRSLGVAPDNGRITRLAIDYGQARLQVRRFTHEGSRLELQTPAGVSAVRGTEYGIAVQPDGKTGLATLEGAVTMTAQGKTVMVSGGLQTLTIPGQQPQPPVPLQDSTALRYDLERQVQNGIRRVRFIGYVDPVNTVLVNGVPQTTTATGQFSVSLPAVSSPTLQVTVITPLGRQQVHSLSLRL
- a CDS encoding EAL domain-containing protein, which translates into the protein MATPFVSNQDVTSTISPTGDMVAQLSTDSSVNHTTVVSNAALFISHELRTPLTSIQAVLHLLANPKYGALTQEGQRLLGIALSNSERLVRLANAIEKQPNSSLIVFSEETIKKLQLENDLHQALARQEMQLVYQPIISISTGHVIGFEGLLRWHHRNQGIIPPSVFITIAEQTGFIHELGLWVLQQGCEQLARWQQAFPIEDPLTMSLNLSAVQLQNPTLVCELQRIITETGIQPNTLKLEITESVLIEDYHRAVAVLAKLKAIGIQLYIDDFGTRYASLAQLQNLPIDGLKIDRVFVQKQLWALSEAIVHLASTLDLDVIAEGVELVSDLISLKQLGCTRVQGYFFSRPVDAEIADNLIATSYAIS